The genomic window AAGAAACCAAGTTCACCTGCTTTGCGCATTACTTCTTCCGTAAGTGCATAGTCTTTAGCTTCAAATCTTGCTTTGTGAGCAATAATTTCACGGTCATTAAATTCCATAACCGCTTCTTTCATCATTTGTTGTTCTTCTGAAAAATCTTCAGGTGTGAAGACATCTTCACAATTTGTTTCTTTTACTAAGAATTGACCTCCACGAAGGATATCTTTTTCTATTTCTGCCATATTTTTTATAGTTTTTAGTAATGAGTACTGAGAGTTTTTTCTCATTACTCAAATCTTAGATCTTAATTATATTTAGTTTAAAAATTCAAAAATCCCAGCTGCCCCTTGGCCTGTGCCCACGCACATGGTTACCATTCCGTATTTGTTTTTCATGTCACGCTTACGCATTTCATCAAATAACTGAACAGATAATTTAGCACCTGTACAACCAAGTGGATGACCTAGAGCAATTGCACCTCCATTGACATTTACAATATCTTGGTTGAGGTCTAACTCTCGCATCACAGCTAAAGATTGTGATGCAAAAGCTTCGTTGAGCTCTATTAATTCAATATCTTTTTGAGATAAACCAGCTTGTTTTAACGCTTTTGGAATAGCAGCAACAGGACCAATACCCATAATTCTTGGTGGTACACCTGCTGCAGCGTAACTTACTAATCGTGCAATTGGCTCAAGATTTAACTCTTTTACCATAGCTTCACTCATTACTAGTACAAATGCAGCGCCATCACTGGTTTGAGATGAGTTTCCAGCAGTGACTGAACCACCTTGTGCAAATACAGGTCTTAATTTTGCTAAAGCTTCTTTGCTAGTGCCTTTTCTTGGTCCTTCGTCTTTAGCAACGGTAAATTTGCGTGTTGCTTTTTTTCCGTTTTCGTCAACGTAAGTTTCTTCTACTTCAATAGGTACTATTTGATCTTGAAATCTGTTTTCATCAAGAGCCTTTAAAGCTTTCATATGTGAGTGGTAAGCAAACTCATCTTGATCTTCTCTAGAGACGTTATATTTGTTTGCAACAGCTTCTGCTGTGTTACCCATTCCCCAATAATAATCTTCGTGACCAGCATTTACGATATCGTAGTTTAATTCTGGCTTAAAACCTGTCATAGGAACTGAGCTCATGCTTTCTGCACCACCAGCAATAATACATTCTGCCATACCAGCTTGAATTTTGGCAACTGCCATAGCAATGGTCTCTAATCCTGAAGAACAAAATCTGTTAACCGTTACACCTGGTACATCTACTGTGTTTAAGCCGATTAGAGAAATTATACGTGCCATGTTAAGACCTTGAGAGCCTTCAGGCATTGCATTACCAACAATAACATCATCTATACGGTTGACATCAAAATCTGGTAACTTACCCATCATATACTGAATGGTTTCAGCAGCAAGTTCATCGGCTCTTTTAAATCTAAAACCGCCTTTTTTGGATTTGCCAACTGCAGTTCTATATCCTTTTACTATATATACTTGTTTCATTTTTTTAATTTCTTAAAGGTTTACCTGTTTTTAGCATGTGCTGAATTCTTTCTAGAGTTTTTCTTTCAGTACATAGCGAAAGGAATGCTTCACGCTCTAAGTCTAGTAAGTACTGCTCTGAAACTAGGGTTGGTTCTGATAAATCACCACCAGCCATTACGTAAGCTAGTTTATTTGCGATTTTTTGGTCGTGCTCACTGATGTAGTGACTTGCTTCCATAGAATCTGTTCCTACTAAGAACATTCCTAAAGCTTGCTTACCTAGAACCTTAATGTCTTTGCGTTTTACAGGTTGCGTGTAACCAGCATCTGCTAACATTCTGGCATGTGCTTTTGCGGTTGCAATCTGACGATCTTTGTTAACTACTACAACATCTTTTCCTTTTTGAAGAATACCTAAATCAAATGCTTCGTAAGCAGATGTTGCTACTTTAGCCATTCCGATAGTTAAGAAATACTCCTGTAAAACGTTAAGCTCTACATCTCCTTTGTGGAACATATCTTGCGCTCTTAAAGCCATTTCTTTAGAGCCTCCACCACCAGGAATAACACCAACACCAAACTCTACTAAACCAATGTAAGTTTCTGCAGCAGCTACAACTTTGTCTGCATGCATTGATAGCTCACAACCACCTCCTAGAGACATACCATGAGGTGCAGCAATTGTAGGAATGGAAGAATAACGCATACGCATCATTGTGTCTTGGAAGTATTTGATAGCCATATTAAGCTCATCATATTCTTGTTCAGCTGCCATCATAAAAATCATTCCGATGTTAGCACCAACTGAGAAATTAGCTCCTTGGTTACCTATTACTAAACCATCAAAATCTTTTTCAGCTAAATCCACAGCTTTGTTTAGTCCAGCTAAAACATCACCGCCAATAGTATTCATTTTAGATTGGAATTCACAATTAAGGATACCATCTCCAAGATCTTCTATAACCACACCAGAGTTTTTAAAAACTTCGTTAGATTTTCTGATATTGTCTAGTATGATAAAACTATCCTGACCAGGAATTTTTTGTTGTGTTTTTGAAGGAATATCGTAAGCATAAGAAGCTCCGTCTTTTACGGTGTAGAAAGATGTGCTACCAGATGCTAACATCTCGTTAACCCAAGCATTTGGCTCTAGACCTTCTGCTTTCATCATTTCAATACCAGCTTCCACACCAATAGCATCCCAAATTTGGAAAGGACCATGTTCCCAACCAAATCCAGCTTTCATGGCATCATCAATCTTATATAAATCGTCTGTAATTTCTGGAATACGATTAGATACGTAGGCAAATAGAGCGGCAAAGCTTTTTCTGTAGAATTCACCAGCTTTGTCTTTTCCTTTTACTAATACTTTAAAACGATCTACAACTTTATCAATTGTTTTTGTCAATTCTAAAGTCGCGAACTTAGCACGTTTATTTTCTCTATATTCTAAAGTGTTAAGATCTAAGGATAAAATTTCCTTTTTACCGTCTTTTGAAACGGACTTTTTATAAAACCCTTGACCTGTTTTGCTTCCTAACCATTTATTTTCCATCATGGTATTGATGAAGTCTGGTAAAGCAAAAAGTTCATGACGTTCATCGTCAGGACAGTTCTCTCTAATTCCATTGGCAACGTGAACCAAAGTGTCTAAACCAACAACATCTACAGTTCTAAATGTTGCAGACTTTGGACGACCTATAACTGGACCAGATAATTTATCTACTTCTTCAATAGTTAAGTCTAAATCTTTTACAGTATGAAAAAGACTCATTATACTGAAGATTCCTATTCTATTTCCAATAAAAGCAGGTGTATCCTTAGCTACTACAGATGTCTTACCTAAAAATTGTTCTCCGTAGCCATTTAAAAATTCTAGAACAGAAGCATCTGTCTTAGGACCAGGAATAATTTCAAATAACTTTAAGTAACGTGCCGGATTAAAAAAGTGTGTTCCGCAGAAGTGTTTTTGAAAATCTTCACTTCGACCTTCGCTCATAAATTTAATCGGAATCCCTGAAGTGTTTGAAGTTATTAAAGTACCAGGCGTTCTATATTTCTCAAGCTTTTCAAAAACTTGTTTTTTAATATCTAAACGCTCAACTACAACCTCCATAATCCAATCTACATCTGCAACTTTAGCAATATCATCTTCTAAGTTACCTGTAGTGATGCGATTTTTAAATGTAGGATGATAGAGAGGTGCAGGCTTGGATTTTATTGAAGCCATAAGTGCATCATTAACCAAGCGATTACGGACAACTTTATCTTCTAAAGTAAGACCTTTTGCTTTTTCTATATCATTAGGTTCTCTAGGAACGATGTCTAGTAATAAGACATCGACACCAATATTAGCAAAATGGCAAGCAATACCACTTCCCATAATACCAGAACCAATGATGGCAATTTTCTTTATTCTTCGTTTGCTCATTGTTTTAATGTGTGTTCTTTTTGATTGTATATTTTTTTATTAGAAATCATGTTATTGATAAGCTCTGCTACTTCGTAGAAATGTTCTAGCTTTTCAGGACTTATATTAGATTTTATAGCTTCATTAAAGGTCAATACACGTTCTCTAGAGTAGGCTCTTTTTTCTCTTCCAAATTCTGTTAAGTGAATAAGAACTCCACGACCATCTTCTGGATTAGGCTTGCGTTCTATTAAACCTTTTTCTTCCATGGTTTTGAGAGTGCGTGATAGACTCGTCGCTTCCATACCCATTTTTGGACCCAGTGAAGTAGAAGGTGTGCCTTTTTCTGGGTCGATGCTAAGCAATGCAAAACCAGTAGCCATAGTTGTATCAAACTTTAAGGCTTCTTCGTTATACATTTTATTGACTGCTAACCATGTGGTTCTCAGTACGTAATCTATTGTTTTGTCCTTCATTTTAAATTAGTTAGATTCAAATATAATAAAAAATACTATGCACGCATAATAAATTATTAAAAATTATGCACGCATAGTATTTTGAGTCTTAACTAATAAAAGACTATATATTAAGGTCTATAGATTTTTTCATATAAAGCATCGTATTTTTCTCTTATAATACTGCGCTTCATTTTCATAGTAGGAGTAAGGTGGCCATCATCAATGCTCCAAGCTTCAGGAGTTAACTCGAAACGTTTTATTTGTTCCCATTTTCCGAAATGTTTATTGTACTTGTCTACTTCTTTTTGAATACGATTTATTACGACTTCAGAAGTAGCAATTTCTTTTTCAGATTTACCAATTTTAAGATTTTTATGATCAATCCAATCTCTGATAAAATCAAAGTTAGGTTGAATGATAGCTCCTGGCATTTTTTCACCTTCACCCACAACCATAATTTGTTCTATAAACAAGGATTGTTTTAAATCGTTTTCTAAAAGTGTAGGTATAATGTATTTTCCACCAGAAGTTTTAAACATCTCTTTTTTGCGACCAGTGATTTTTAAGAAGCCATCATTATCAATAATACCTTTGTCGCCTGTATGAAAATAATCGCCAGTCATTACAGAATCCGTTTTTTCTGGGTCTTTGTAATAACCCAACATAACATTTGGTCCTTTGATTAAGATTTCACCGTCTTCTGCGATTTTAACTTCTACATTATCAATTGGCTTACCTACAGTACCTACTTTATAATGTTTATCTCTATACATGCCAACACCGACAACAGGAGATGTCTCCGTTAAACCATAGCCTTCCATGACTTGCATTTTTGCAGCTCCAAAAATTCTAGACAAGCGTGGTTGAAGTGCTGCACTACCAGAAACCATTGTGCGTAATTCTCCTCCTAAGGCTTCGCGCCATTTGCTAAATATTAGTTTGTTAGCAATACTTAATTTGAATTCATACCAAGGACCATTGGCTTTGTAAGGCTCCCATTTTTCGCCTAACTCTACAGCCCAATAGAATAACTTTTGTTTAATACCAGAGAGTTCATCTGCTTTTAACATGATTTTATCAAATACTTTTTCAAGTAGTCTCGGGACAACACTCATTAGGTGAGGCTTAATTTCTTTAGCATTGTCTCCAATTTTGTCTAAACCTTCAGCAAAATATACACTTGCACCTACATACTGATAAAGGTAAATTAGCATGCGCTCAAAAATATGGCAGATAGGTAGAAAGCTTAATATTCTGGTTTCTCCATTAATATTAGGAAGACGTTTTGAAGAATCAAGAGCATTACTGGTAATATTCTTGTGAGATAACATAACACCTTTTGGTTTTCCTGTGGTTCCTGAGGTATAAATTATTGTAGCTAAGTCTTCAGGTTTTACAGCATCTTTTCTTGCTTCTACTTCTGGTTGGTTGCTATTATCTTTACCAAGCTCAAATAGCTCTGAATAATGTTTGCAACCATCAATATGATTAAAAGAGTAAACTTCTTTTAATTTTGTTTTAGACTGAACTTTTCTAACCTTTTCAAGGACTTCTTCGTCAGAAACAAAGCAATAAATAGATTCGCTATGGTTTAGAACATACTCATAGTCTTCGGCTGAAATGGTTGGATAAATAGGAATATTTTGAGCACCAGTTTGAAGTACACCGATATCCATAATATTCCATTCTGTTCTATTAGTTGAAGAGATAACGGCAATTTTATCATCTTTTTGTACACCTAGTCTTAAAAGAGCTCGGCTTACGGAGTTGGCTTTATCGATATACTCTTGCGTAGACATTGGTGTCCATTCTCCGTTATATTTTGTAACCAAGGCTTTAGCATTTGGTTTATGCTTTAGTTGATAGTAAGGAAAATCAAAAAGGCGTGTAACGTCTGTCATAATCTAAGAATCAGCAAAAAATATTAGGGGTTTTTACTAAAATAACAAATATAGGGTTAATTATTTTGGAGTATAAAAATAAAATTCTCTTTTATTATTCTAATGAGTTTTAGTTCATATAAATTGAAATTAAAAAAGGGCTTCATATTTAAGAAGCCCTCTTCATTATGATACTTTCCACCCTAACTACTAACAAAATTTAAGTGATAACCCTAAGTGATTAAATAATATCGTTAGTAAAAAAGTACCATTTATAACCACAAATATAATAAATACTCTTTTTCTAAGTTGCTTATAGTTAGTTATTTTCAATCCATTTTTTAGCATTTACAAATGCTTCTAGCCATGGAGAAACTTGGTCTTTTCTACCAGTAGGGTAGTTCGCCCAATTCCACTGGAAAATGGATCGCTCAATATGTGGCATGGTTACCAAATGTCTACCAGTTTTATCACACATCATAGCTGTATTATAATCCGAACCATTAGGGTTGTGAGGGTATTCAGCATAAGCATATTTCCCTACAATATCATATTGGTTTTCATCTTTTGGTAAATTGAATTTTCCTTCACCATGACTGATCCAAACACCAAGCGTACTTCCTGCTAAAGATGATAACATTATAGAGTTATTCTCTTGAATTTTTACAGAAGTAAAAGCACTCTCATGCTTATGTGAATCGTTATGTACCATCTTACCATGTACATCATGATCTGGATTGATAAGCTCTAATTCCATCCATAATTGGCAACCGTTACAAATTCCGACAGATAAAGTATCTTCTCTTTCAAAAAAGTTCTTGATGACTTTATTTGCTGTTTCATTATATTTTATAGCACCAGCCCAACCTTTAGCAGATCCTAAAACATCAGAGTTTGAGAAACCGCCAACAGCACCAAGGAATTGAATATCTTCTAAAGTTTCACGACCAGAAATTAAATCGGTCATATGAACATCTTTAACATCAAAACCAGCTAAGTACATAGCGTTTGCCATTTCACGTTCAGAATTACTTCCTTTTTCACGTAAGATAGCAGCTTTAGGTTTAGGTTTACTTGAATCTGTTTTTGGAAGTTTTCCAGTGAATTGTTTTGGAAATTCGAAATGTAAAGGTTGATTTTTGTAATTATCAAAACGTGTTTTAGCTAAACCATTAGCCGTTTGCTTTTGGTCGAGTAGGAAAGAGGTTTTGTACCATACATCTCTCAATCTCGAAATGGTCATAGTAAAGACTTCATTACCATTGATGATGCTAAGCACATCACTTTCCATAACCTTACCAATATTGTGGAAATCAATTTTAGCATCAGATAATACGGTTTCGATACTCTTATCTCTAGCCTGAATTACAATTCCTGAGTTTTCAGCAAAAAGTATTTTGAAAGAATCTTTTTCAGCTAAAGCGGTTAAATCTAGTTCAGCTCCAACATTGTTGTCTGCAAAACATAGTTCTAGTAAGGTTGTGATTAGACCACCTGAAGCGACATCGTGTCCAGCGACAATTTTACCGTCTAATATTAATTGTTGAATGGTATTGAAAACCGTTTTTACATAATCAGCACTTTTAACTGTTGGAGCTTCGTTACCAATTTTATTCACTACTTGTGCAAAAGAACTTCCACCTAGTTTAAAGTTGTCTTGAGATAAGTTGATATAGTAAATATCACCTTCGTTCTTTTGGAACACAGGTTCAACTACTTTGTTAATATCAATACAGTTTGCAGCAGCTGAAATTATAACTGTACCTGGAGAAATAACATCACCATCAGGATATTTTTGCTTCATAGAAAGCGAATCTTTTCCTGTTGGTACATTAATGCCTAAATCAATAGCAAATTCTGAAACCGCCTTTACAGCTTCGTATAAACGTGCATCTTCACCTTCATTTTTACAAGGCCACATCCAGTTTGCAGAAAGTGAAACATTCTTCAAGCCATCTTTTAATGGAGCCCAAATAATGTTAGTTAATGCTTCTGTAATAGAGTTGCGGCTACCAGCTACAGGATCTATCAATCCCGAAATAGGTGAGTGGCCAATTGAGGTGGCAATGCCTTCTTTACCTTTATAATCTAATGCCATTACACCAACATTGTTTAATGGTAATTGTAATGGTCCTACACACTGTTGCTTGGCAACTTTACCACCAACACAACGGTCTACTTTATTGGTTAGCCAATCTTTACATGCAACTGCTTCTAGCTGTAAAATTTGGTCTAAATAATCGTAAAAATTATCCCTGTTGTAAGATACATCACTGTAGTTTTTTTCAACCGTATGATCTGTCATTATAGTTTTTGGAGAGCTGCCAAACATATCTTCCAGAGCCAAATCCATTGGCTTGTCTCCATTGGTTTCAGACTCAAATGTAAAACGGTGTTTTCCGGTAACTTCACCAACATCATAGATAGGTGAACGTTCTCTGTCTGCAATCTTATGAAGTATTTCTAAATGCTTATCTCCAATAACTAATCCCATACGTTCTTGAGACTCATTGCCAATAATTTCTTTTGAAGAAAGCGTTGGGTCACCAACAGGCAATTTGTCTAAATCGATTTTTCCACCGGTATCTTCAACAAGTTCAGATAAACAGTTAAGATGTCCACCTGCACCATGATCGTGAATAGAGACAATATAATTTTCGTCACTTTCTACCATACCACGAACAGCATTGGCAGCACGTTTTTGCATTTCTGGGTTAGAACGCTGGACGGCATTTAGCTCAATACCAGAGTCAAATTCACCAGTATCAGCAGAGGATACAGCAGCACCTCCCATACCAATTCTATAATTATCACCACCAAGAATTACGATTTTGTCACCTGCTTTTGGTATGTCTTTTATGGCTTGGTCTGCTTTGCCGTAACCAATACCACCAGCTTGCATAATCACTTTGTCGTAACCAATCTTATCATTGTTTTCTTGATGTTCGAAGGTTAAAACAGAACCACAAATTAATGGCTGGCCGAATTTATTTCCGAAATCTGAAGCCCCATTACTAGCTTTTATTAGGATATCCATAGGAGTTTGGTACAACCATTTGCGCTCAGGAAATGCCTTTTCCCAAGGACGTTCTTCTTCTAGACGCGAATATGATGTCATGTAAACAGCCGTTCCTGCTAAAGGAATAGAACCTTTACCACCTGCAAGTCTGTCTCTAATTTCTCCACCAGAACCTGTTGCAGCACCATTAAAAGGTTCTACAGTTGTTGGGAAATTATGTGTTTCAGCTTTTAATGAAATTACAGATTCAAAATCTTTGGTTTGATAATATTCAGGAACATCTGCGCGTTTTGGCGCAAACTGCTCTACTACAGGGCCTTTTATAAACGCTACATTGTCTTTGTATGCGGAAACAATATCATTAGGATTTTGTTTTGATGTTTCCTTGATCATTTTGAATAATGATGTCGGTTTTTCTTCTCCATCGATAACAAACGTACCGTTGAAAATTTTATGACGACAGTGCTCTGAGTTCACTTGGGAAAAGCCAAATACTTCAGAGTCTGTTAGAGGTCGTCCTATTTTTTTAGAAACATCTTCTAAGTATTCAATTTCTTCATCACTTAGCGATAAACCTTCCTGTTGGTTGTATGCCGAAATGTCTTCAATATCAAGAATTGCTTCAGGTTGAATATTTATGGTGAAGATGTCTTGATTTAAGCTTGAAAATTTTTCAGAAATCATAGGGTCGTACCCTTTGAAATCTTCTGAAACAGCTGTGAACTCCTCAATACGTAAAATACCAGAAATTCCCATATTTTGAGTAATTTCTACAGCATTGGTACTCCAAGGAGTAATCATTGCGGCTCTTGGGCCAACAAAAAAAGCATCTAGTGATGCTTGTTCTATTTTTGGCTGGTTGCCGAATAACCATGTCAATTTAGAAATGGTTTCAGTTGATAATTCTTTTGTGGCTTGAACAGCGAAAACTTTGCTGTTTTGGTTTCCAAAGAAATGAATCATTAGAGTGTTGTGTTTGGTGTGAAAAATAAAAACACAAAGTTAATTCATTTTAAAATAATGAGACTATAAAAAAGAATTCAATTAGTGGACTTATTCAACATGTTTTAAACAAAAAAAGCAGCTCAAATTTGAACTGCTTTTTCAAGAATAACATTCTTTGACTAGTTCTTAATCAATTTTTTGCTTACAGATGAATTGTTTTGTGTTAATTTCAAAATGTAAACCCCAGATTTTAATGTTTGTACATTGATGCTATCTGAAGAATTGATATGAGTTTTTAAAACTCTTTTTCCTAATATGTCATAAATTTCAACAATAGTATTTTTGTTTGAAGCTAAGTTGATGTATAATTTAGATTTAACAGGATTTGGATAGATTGTAGAAGTCTCAATATTATTATCTGTTAAACTTAATGAAGAATAGCAAGTCCATGATAAATCATCGATACCAACTCTTGCATTTCCTGAATCATTATCTGATATTTCAACTGTAATCATTCCGTCTACATTAATATTGCTAATTGTAGTTGTTTGCTGGGTGTCACTGTAAGGAATTGTTCCTACTATGTTGCCATTAACTAGAACATCAAGATTTCCATCAGTTCCTGAGAAAATTCTCTGTGTTGTAACGGTAAGGCTACCAATACCACCATTTACAGTAGGCGAGGTTAAAATACCTAAGTCAGAACTACCTCTATAATCTATGAGTATGGCTCTGTTGTTAATGGTTTGGTCAGTTCGTGCTTCCGTTGCATTCCATGTACCGTTTGTACCTGTCCAAGTTCTATCGGTATATTGTGAACTGTTTGCAGGAATATTTTCAAAATCTTCTGTAGCACAGTCACTTCCTGGTGTACCAACTTCTGTTGTTGTACCGTTAACTGAATTGCTTTGAGCCGATTCGTTTTCTGCAGCATCAATAGCAATAACATAAAAAGAGTATGTTGTTTCAGGAGTTAGATTGATAATGTTAGCACTATTAGTTGAAACATTTGTATTAAAAACTCCATCTACATAAACATCATAAGAAACCACTTCAACATTGTCTGTTGAAGCTGTCCAGCTAAGGTTTATAGATGTTGAAGCTTCATTCGTTACAACTAAATTTGTAGGAGCTGTAGGAGCTTCAGTGTCTGGAGTAGAAACCCAGATTTCGTTTACCCATTCTGGATGGTCAACAAAAGGATTTCTATTGCTTTGATGGTTATAATATATATTGTTGTTACGATCAATTTCTTTTTGAGATACAGGGTCGTTTTGGTGCCATGTTAAAAGAATACTCAAAAAGGGATCGTCTAACACTTTATCTGAGCTTCCGTCAAACATTGGGTAACTTCCCCAGTTACTAACTTGGTCTTCGTATCGAGTTACAAAATAGAAGTAGATACGAGCAATATCACCTTTAAATTCATCAATAGGTTCAAAAACTGTGTTTGAATAACCTGCAGAATAACCACTGTTAAGATTACCTCCAAGTTTAGAACCGTTTTGTGTTGGATTAGAAATGCCACTTTGGTTTACTAATTGACTATCGTCAACCACGCCAAAAGGATAATTACTTCTAAAACCATTAACACGACCATCTGTAGGTAAAAGGTGGTGCGCATCGCTACGCATTGGTAAGTTTTGACTAAAAACAGATTGAGGAATAACGTGTTCTTTGTTATAACAATCACCTTCGCTATTATAATTTCCACATTCATCACTAACAGGAGAAAATGTATAAGGGTCCGATCCTGTTGGGTTTTCGGAGTAAGGATCTAAAATTGTGTTACTTCCAGTTTCGTAGTAGTTGTCTAAATCATAAGACGCTATAAAACCATCCATAGCATCATAACCTTGGTCGTTATGATTATCTATGATATTGTGAAGTTGTGTTTTTAATGTGTAACCAGTTCCTGTGGCACTATTGTAGTAACCAGCTGGGATTTGAGCAAACGCTACTGTTGAAAAAATTAAAGTAGCTATTAAAGTGTAGAATTGTTTCATCTATTTGGGTTTATTTTTTCTTTTCTAATAAGGCCATATAAAATCCGTCAAAACCAGATTTATGGGCTAATACTTTTTTGTCCTTTACAAGTTTAAATTCTTTTCCACTTTCTGAAGTTAAGAAATTATCAACTTGTTTTTCATTTTCAGAAGGTAATATAGAACAAGTTGCATAAACCATTTTGCCACCAGACTTAACCATTTTTGAGTACTGTTGTAATACTTCTGATTGTGTTTTTTTGATGTTCTCAATAAATTCTGGTTCTAATTTCCACTTGGCATCAGGATTACGTCTTAAAACTCCCAAACCAGAACATGGAGCATCAATCAATAATCGGTCTGCTTTGCCATGTAACTTTTTGATCGGTTTTGTAGAGTCAATCACTTTCATTTCTATATTATGGACTCCGTTACGTCGTGCTCTTACTTTAAGCTTTTTTAGCTTACTCTCGTAAATATCCATAGCAATCACTTGACCTTTGTTTTCTAGAAGTGAGGCTAAGTGCAATGTTTTCCCACCAGCACCTGCACAAGCATCTACAACTTTCATGCCTGGTTTTACATCTAAAAAGTCAGCAACAAGCTGAGAGGAAGCGTCTTGCACCTCGAACCAGCCATTTTTAAAAGCTTCGGTCTTAAAAACATTAGCACGTTTTGTAAGTTTTAATGCCCAAGGATACTCTGGTAAAAATTCGGTTTCAATATCTTCGGATTGCAATTTTAGTTGCAAATCTTTTTTGTTGGTTTTTAAGGTGTTTACTCTTAAGATAACATCAGCTTGCTCATTTTGCATAGCAATTTCTT from Winogradskyella sp. MH6 includes these protein-coding regions:
- a CDS encoding 3-hydroxyacyl-CoA dehydrogenase/enoyl-CoA hydratase family protein, which produces MSKRRIKKIAIIGSGIMGSGIACHFANIGVDVLLLDIVPREPNDIEKAKGLTLEDKVVRNRLVNDALMASIKSKPAPLYHPTFKNRITTGNLEDDIAKVADVDWIMEVVVERLDIKKQVFEKLEKYRTPGTLITSNTSGIPIKFMSEGRSEDFQKHFCGTHFFNPARYLKLFEIIPGPKTDASVLEFLNGYGEQFLGKTSVVAKDTPAFIGNRIGIFSIMSLFHTVKDLDLTIEEVDKLSGPVIGRPKSATFRTVDVVGLDTLVHVANGIRENCPDDERHELFALPDFINTMMENKWLGSKTGQGFYKKSVSKDGKKEILSLDLNTLEYRENKRAKFATLELTKTIDKVVDRFKVLVKGKDKAGEFYRKSFAALFAYVSNRIPEITDDLYKIDDAMKAGFGWEHGPFQIWDAIGVEAGIEMMKAEGLEPNAWVNEMLASGSTSFYTVKDGASYAYDIPSKTQQKIPGQDSFIILDNIRKSNEVFKNSGVVIEDLGDGILNCEFQSKMNTIGGDVLAGLNKAVDLAEKDFDGLVIGNQGANFSVGANIGMIFMMAAEQEYDELNMAIKYFQDTMMRMRYSSIPTIAAPHGMSLGGGCELSMHADKVVAAAETYIGLVEFGVGVIPGGGGSKEMALRAQDMFHKGDVELNVLQEYFLTIGMAKVATSAYEAFDLGILQKGKDVVVVNKDRQIATAKAHARMLADAGYTQPVKRKDIKVLGKQALGMFLVGTDSMEASHYISEHDQKIANKLAYVMAGGDLSEPTLVSEQYLLDLEREAFLSLCTERKTLERIQHMLKTGKPLRN
- a CDS encoding MarR family winged helix-turn-helix transcriptional regulator, whose amino-acid sequence is MKDKTIDYVLRTTWLAVNKMYNEEALKFDTTMATGFALLSIDPEKGTPSTSLGPKMGMEATSLSRTLKTMEEKGLIERKPNPEDGRGVLIHLTEFGREKRAYSRERVLTFNEAIKSNISPEKLEHFYEVAELINNMISNKKIYNQKEHTLKQ
- a CDS encoding acetyl-CoA C-acyltransferase encodes the protein MKQVYIVKGYRTAVGKSKKGGFRFKRADELAAETIQYMMGKLPDFDVNRIDDVIVGNAMPEGSQGLNMARIISLIGLNTVDVPGVTVNRFCSSGLETIAMAVAKIQAGMAECIIAGGAESMSSVPMTGFKPELNYDIVNAGHEDYYWGMGNTAEAVANKYNVSREDQDEFAYHSHMKALKALDENRFQDQIVPIEVEETYVDENGKKATRKFTVAKDEGPRKGTSKEALAKLRPVFAQGGSVTAGNSSQTSDGAAFVLVMSEAMVKELNLEPIARLVSYAAAGVPPRIMGIGPVAAIPKALKQAGLSQKDIELIELNEAFASQSLAVMRELDLNQDIVNVNGGAIALGHPLGCTGAKLSVQLFDEMRKRDMKNKYGMVTMCVGTGQGAAGIFEFLN
- a CDS encoding AMP-dependent synthetase/ligase encodes the protein MTDVTRLFDFPYYQLKHKPNAKALVTKYNGEWTPMSTQEYIDKANSVSRALLRLGVQKDDKIAVISSTNRTEWNIMDIGVLQTGAQNIPIYPTISAEDYEYVLNHSESIYCFVSDEEVLEKVRKVQSKTKLKEVYSFNHIDGCKHYSELFELGKDNSNQPEVEARKDAVKPEDLATIIYTSGTTGKPKGVMLSHKNITSNALDSSKRLPNINGETRILSFLPICHIFERMLIYLYQYVGASVYFAEGLDKIGDNAKEIKPHLMSVVPRLLEKVFDKIMLKADELSGIKQKLFYWAVELGEKWEPYKANGPWYEFKLSIANKLIFSKWREALGGELRTMVSGSAALQPRLSRIFGAAKMQVMEGYGLTETSPVVGVGMYRDKHYKVGTVGKPIDNVEVKIAEDGEILIKGPNVMLGYYKDPEKTDSVMTGDYFHTGDKGIIDNDGFLKITGRKKEMFKTSGGKYIIPTLLENDLKQSLFIEQIMVVGEGEKMPGAIIQPNFDFIRDWIDHKNLKIGKSEKEIATSEVVINRIQKEVDKYNKHFGKWEQIKRFELTPEAWSIDDGHLTPTMKMKRSIIREKYDALYEKIYRP